The DNA window TAGATACCCTGGTAGTCCACGCCGTAAACGATGAGTGCTAGGTGTTGGTGGAGACATCCATCAGTGCCGCAGCTAACGCATTAAGCACTCCGCCTGGGGAGTACGGTCGCAAGACTGAAACTCAAAGGAATTGACGGGGACCCGCACAAGCAGCGGAGCATGTGGTTTAATTCGACGCAACGCGAAGAACCTTACCAGGGCTTGACATCCCTCTGATCGGATTAGAGATAATCCTTTATCTTCGGATACAGAGGAGACAGGTGGTGCATGGTTGTCGTCAGCTCGTGTCGTGAGATGTTGGGTTAAGTCCCGCAACGAGCGCAACCCTTGCCTTTAGTTGATAACAGGTAAAGCTGATAACTCTAGAGGGACTGCCGGTGACAAACCGGAGGAAGGTGGGGATGACGTCAAATCATCATGCCCCTTATGTCCTGGGCTACACACGTGCTACAATGGTCGGTACAACGGGAAGCAAGACTGTGAAGTTAAGCAAATCCCAATAAGCCGATCCCAGTTCGGATTGTAGGCTGCAACTCGCCTACATGAAGTCGGAGTTGCTAGTAATCGCGAATCAGCACGTCGCGGTGAATGCGTTCCCGGGTCTTGTACACACCGCCCGTCACACCATGAGAGTCGGTAACACCCGAAGCCAGTGAGCTAACCGAAAGGAGGCAGCTGTCGAAGGTGGGATCGATGATTGGGGTGAAGTCGTAACAAGGTAGCCGTATCGGAAGGTGCGGCTGGATCACCTCCTTTCTAAGGAGAAGTACCTTTTCACTGTTCAGTTTTGAGAGGCTAACAAAGTCTTTCAACTTAATTGACAACACAGGTTGTCAACTTGTACCTTGAAAACTACACAGCGTAAGAAAGTTTTAAAATCAAGACAGAATTGATAAATAAAGCTACAATTTTTAACTGGTCAAGATACTAAGAGCATAGGGTGAATGCCTTGGCACTAGGAGCCGAAGAAGGACGGGATAAGCACCGAAATGCTACGGGGAGTCGCAAGTAGACATAGATCCGTAGATATCCGAATGGGGAAACCCACCTAAGGAGAACCTTAGGAATCATCTACTGAATCCATAGGTAGATAGAAGGCAGACCAGGGGAACTGAAACATCTAAGTACCCTGAGGAAGAGAAAGAAACATCGATTCCCTAAGTAGCGGCGAGCGAACGGGGAAGAGCCCAAACCAGTAGAGGTAACTTTACTGGGGTTGCGGACCAGCATAACGGTAGGGAAAATCTATAGTAGAAGAGGTCTGGAAAGGCCCACCACAGAAGGTGAAAGTCCAGTATACGAAATAGATAACCCACCAGCTGAGATCCAGAGTACCACGAGACACGAGAAACCTTGTGGGAAGCAGGGGGGCCCACCCCCCAAGGCTAAATACTACCTAGTGACCGATAGAGAATAGTACCGTGAGGGAAAGGTGAAAAGAACCCCGGAGGGGAGTGAAAAAGAACCTGAAACCCTATGTTTACAAGCAGTGGAAGTTCTATATATGAACGACCGCGTACTTTTTGTAGAACGGGCCAACGAGTTACGATATGCAGCAAGGTTAAGTACTTAAGGTATGGAGCCGTAGGGAAACCGAGTCTAAATAGGGCGATTAAGTTGCATGTCGTAGACCCGAAACCGGGTGACCTACCCATGGGCAGGTTGAAGTTGAGGTAAAACTCAATGGAGGACCGAACCGCTTAGCGTTTAAAAGCTATCGGATGACCTGTGGGTAGCGGTGAAATTCCAATCGAACCCGGATATAGCTGGTTCTCCTCGAAATAGCTTTAGGGCTAGCCTCAAGGAAAGTGACGTGGAGGTAGAGCACTGACTGGTCTAGGGGCGCGCATGCGTTACCAAAACCTATCAAACTCCGAATGCCACAGTCATATACTTGGGAGTCAGACTATGTGAGATAAGTTTCATAGTCAAAAGGGAAACAGCCCAGACCACCATCTAAGGTCCCAAAGTACAAGTTAAGTGGGAAAGGATGTAAGACTACACAGACAACCAGGATGTTGGCTTAGAAGCAGCCACACATTCAAAGAGTGCGTAATAGCTCACTGGTCGAGTGGTCTTGCGCCGAAGATTACCGGGGCTCAAACTAGTCACCGAAGATGTGGGATACGTAAGTATCGGTAGAGGAGCATTGTATACAGGTAGAAGCTATACCGAAAGGAGTAGTGGACAGTATACAAGAGAGAATGTTGGCATGAGTAGCGAGAGGTGAGTGAGAATCTCACCCATCGAAAGCCTAAGGTTTCCTGAGGAAGGCTCGTCCACTCAGGGTTAGTCGGGACCTAAGCCCAGGCCAAAAGGCGTAGGCGATGGACAACAGGTTGAAATTCCTGTACTACCAGAAGGCGCTAAAAGAGAAGGAGTGACGCAGGAGGATAGGTTAAGCACACCGTTGGTTGAGTGTGCCTAAGCAAGTAGGGAGTATCTAAAGGCAAATCCGTAGATACAATATCCTGAGAAGTGATGGGGAGCGAAATACAAGTAGCGAACTAACTGAATCCACACTGCCAAGAAAAGCTTCTATCAAGCCTAAAGGTACCCGTACCGCAAACCGACACAGGTAGGCGAGGAGAGAATCCTAAGATGAGCGGAAGAACTCTTGTTAAGGAACTCGGCAAATTAACCCCGTAACTTCGGGAGAAGGGGTGCCGAGGGAGGTGAAGTGCAAGCCACATAAGCCTCCTTCGGCCGCAGTGAATAGGCCCAGGCGACTGTTTACCAAAAACACAGGTCTCTGCTAAATCGAAAGATGAAGTATAGGGGCTGACACCTGCCCGGTGCTGGAAGGTTAAGGGGAATGCTTAGCGCAAGCGAAGGTAAGAACTTAAGCCCCAGTAAACGGCGGCCGTAACTATAACGGTCCTAAGGTAGCGAAATTCCTTGTCGGGTAAGTTCCGACCCGCACGAAAGGTGTAACGATCTGGGCACTGTCTCAACAAGAGATCCGGTGAAATTGTAGTACTCGTGAAGATGCGAGTTACCCGCGACTAGACGGAAAGACCCCGTGGAGCTTTACTGCAAGCTGACATTGGATTTTGGTATCCTATGTACAGAATAGGTGGGAGACAGAGAAATCAGTGCGCCAGCATTGGTGGAGTCGTCGTTGGGATACCACCCTTATGATACTGAAGTTCTAACCATAGGCCATGAAACTGGTTTTGGGACACTGTCAGTTGGGCAGTTTGACTGGGGCGGTCGCCTCCTAAAAAGTAACGGAGGCGCTCAAAGGTTCCCTCAGCACGGTCGGAAATCGTGCGAAGAGTGTAAAGGCAGAAGGGAGCTTGACTGCGAGACCTACAAGTCGAGCAGGAACGAAAGTTGGACTTAGTGATCCGGTGGCGCCGAGTGGAAGGGCCATCGCTCAACGGATAAAAGCTACCCCGGGGATAACAGGCTTATCTCCCCCAAGAGTCCACATCGACGGGGAGGTTTGGCACCTCGATGTCGGCTCGTCTCATCCTGGAGCTGTAGCAGGTTCCAAGGGTTGGGCTGTTCGCCCATTAAAGAGGCACGCGAGCTGGGTTCAGAACGTCGTGAGACAGTTCGGTCCCTATCTGTCGTGGGCGTAGGAAATTTGAAAGGAGCTGTTCCTAGTACGAGAGGACCGGAATGGACAGACCACTAGTGTATCAGTTGTCCTGCCAAGGGCATGGCTGAGTAGCCAAGTCTGGTAGGGATAAGCGCTGAAGGCATCTAAGCGCGAAGCCCCCCTTAAGAAAAGATTTCCCATCTGGTAAACAGAGTAAGACCCCAGAAAGACTAACTGGTTGATAGGTCGTAGGTGTAAGAGCAGCAATGCTTTAAGCTAAACGATACTAATAGGTCGAGGGCTTGACCAGAAATATGGACGCTGTGTAGTTTTTAAGGTATAAGCCTTAAATTAAATATATGAAGCCTTATTAAATTAGGGCATAAATCCAGTGACAATAGCGAAGGGGTCACACCTGTTCCCATACCGAACACAGAAGTTAAGCCCTTCAGCGCTGATGGTACTTGGTGGGAGACCGCCTGGGAGAGTAGGACGTTGCTGGATTTATTGTTTTTTGGGAAATTAAAACTATGTACAGCCAGTAATATACTCGTGCTGGATTTTTTTATTTTTTGAACATTTTCTCTTTATTCCACATAATACTAGTTGATTTTAAAATAATATGTATTATAATTTAATAAAAAAAGAAATACAATTTAGCAGGATAGTTTTTATATATCATGGTTTTTTATATATTATAAGGGGGGAATATAAGTGAATGGTTTTGAACTATTTTCTGTAGGCATGTCATTTGATGAGTTTGTAAATACCGATACCAGTACTTATAAAGAAAAGACCTTAGAGATTCTTAATTCCATCAGCTTTGAGGATGAATACATAGAAAGAATTAAATCTATTGATAAGGTTATAAACATACTCGTATGTGCTGAAATGTGGTGTCCTGATTGCATGATAAATGTACCTGTATTAGAAAAAATGAAAGAGCTAAATCCAAATATTAATATTTCTATCGTTAAAAAAGATGGAAATGAAGGCTTTTTCAGCAGATATACTCATAATGGAATTGTTAAAGTACCTACTTTTGTTTTTTATGATGAAAACTTTAAAGAATTAGGCAGTTTTGTTGAACATCCAAAAAAAGTAACGGAAGTAGTATCTAAAGGAAATCAACCTAATATAATAGTAACCATGAGGAAATACAGAAAAGGTGAATATGCACAGGAAACTTTAAAAGATATTCTTGAAATAATCTAAAGGAGCAAAAGCTCCTTTTTTGTTTACTAAACATGCTTCCTGAGTAAGTACTCTATTTAATTCATGAGCATCATTAAAGGACGCTTAATCCTATATTAAAAAAACCTGCCTTTACGATTATCAACCGGTAAATGGTATGTATTCAGTTCCAGATAAGCCTGGAATTAGGCAGGAATTAAGTCAAACAAATACTTAATTCAGAGGTATTTTTATAGAGGGTAACTGAAATAATATGAAATAAAATACTCTTCTTATGTAGGGGCTAGCGGAATTAATTTATATTGTTACTTTAGTCTCGTTTTTTTATTATAAGTCAACAACTTTGCTTAAATTATTGAAAAATACATACTTGTATTCAGGACATCTACCAAAATTATGTATTGCTGTCATTGACACTAAAAACATGAGATGGTACAATATCTAGTATATAAACATAACAATTACACTAAATGTAGTTTGCGGAGGTGGCTTAATGCAATTAGGTGAAAATGCAATTAAGGTATTAGAGAGACGATATCTAACTAAAGATATAGAGGGTAATGTAATAGAAACTCCTGAAGATATGTTTAAGAGAGTTGCAAAGCACATTGCTCAGGCAGATAAAATATATGATGAAAGTGCAGATATAGAAGATACAGAGAATGTTTTTCTTGATATGATGACTAATCTAGAATTTATACCAAATTCACCAACTCTTATGAATGCAGGAAGAGAATTAGGACA is part of the Proteiniborus sp. MB09-C3 genome and encodes:
- a CDS encoding thioredoxin family protein; amino-acid sequence: MNGFELFSVGMSFDEFVNTDTSTYKEKTLEILNSISFEDEYIERIKSIDKVINILVCAEMWCPDCMINVPVLEKMKELNPNINISIVKKDGNEGFFSRYTHNGIVKVPTFVFYDENFKELGSFVEHPKKVTEVVSKGNQPNIIVTMRKYRKGEYAQETLKDILEII